In Mustela nigripes isolate SB6536 chromosome 2, MUSNIG.SB6536, whole genome shotgun sequence, a single window of DNA contains:
- the RHO gene encoding rhodopsin, with product MNGTEGPNFYVPFSNKTGVVRSPFEYPQYYLAEPWQFSMLAAYMFLLIVLGFPINFLTLYVTIQHKKLRTPLNYILLNLAVADLFMVLGGFTTTVYTSLHGYFVFGPTGCNLEGFFATLGGEIALWSLVVLAIERYVVVCKPMSNFRFGENHAIMGVAFTWVMALACAAPPLVGWSRYIPEGMQCSCGIDYYTLNPEVNNESFVVYMFVVHFTIPLIVIFFCYGQLVFTVKEAAAQQQESATTQKAEKEVTRMVIIMVIAFLICWVPYASVAFYIFTHQGSNFGPIFMTIPAFFAKSSSIYNPVIYIMMNKQFRNCMITTLCCGKNPLGDDEASVSTSKTETSQVAPA from the exons ATGAACGGGACAGAGGGCCCGAACTTCTACGTGCCCTTCTCCAACAAGACGGGCGTGGTGCGCAGCCCCTTCGAGTACCCGCAGTACTACCTGGCAGAGCCATGGCAGTTCTCCATGCTGGCTGCCTACATGTTCCTGCTGATCGTGCTCGGCTTCCCCATCAACTTCCTCACGCTCTACGTCACCATCCAGCACAAGAAGCTGCGCACGCCGCTCAACTACATCCTGCTCAATCTGGCTGTGGCCGACCTCTTCATGGTCTTGGGGGGCTTCACCACCACCGTCTACACCTCGCTGCACGGATACTTTGTCTTCGGGCCCACGGGATGCAATCTGGAGGGCTTCTTTGCCACGCTGGGCG GTGAAATTGCCCTGTGGTCTTTGGTGGTCTTGGCCATTGAGCGGTACGTGGTGGTGTGTAAGCCCATGAGCAACTTCCGCTTCGGGGAGAACCATGCCATCATGGGCGTCGCCTTCACCTGGGTCATGGCCCTGGCCTGTGCTGCACCCCCCCTCGTTGGCTGGTCCAG GTACATCCCAGAGGGCATGCAGTGCTCGTGCGGGATCGACTACTACACACTCAACCCAGAGGTCAACAACGAGTCCTTTGTCGTCTACATGTTCGTGGTCCACTTCACCATCCCTCTGATCGTCATATTCTTCTGCTATGGCCAACTCGTCTTCACAGTCAAGGAG GCGGCTGCCCAGCAGCAGGAGTCGGCCACCACCCAGAAGGCTGAGAAGGAGGTCACACGCATGGTCATCATCATGGTCATCGCATTCCTGATCTGCTGGGTGCCCTACGCCAGCGTCGCATTCTACATCTTCACCCACCAGGGCTCCAACTTTGGCCCCATCTTCATGACCATCCCAGCATTCTTTGCCAAGTCCTCCTCCATCTACAACCCTGTCATCTATATCATGATGAACAAGCAG TTCCGGAACTGCATGATCACTACCCTGTGCTGCGGCAAGAACCCACTGGGTGATGACGAGGCCTCCGTCAGCACCTCCAAGACGGAGACCAGCCAGGTGGCACCGGCCTAA